CGCCGACGATGACGAACGCAATCATCACCATGTCGACGGTCACGCCGACGCCCTGGCCCTGAAAGAGGACCGAGCCCCAGTAGTCGAACGACGCTGCGTCGACGCCGACCTGCGAGAGGAGATACCCCGTCCAGCGCGCCTCGGGACCGGTGACGCCGACGATGGACACTTGACTGAACCAGAGAACTGCGGCGGCGGTGATCCCGAGCGCGGCCGTCCGCGGATCCCACGGCTGCTTGCTCGAGGCGATGGGAGTGCGCCACGCGCGGACGAGGCCCCGGACGTACGCCGCCGTTCCGCGACCGAACTGCCGGAGTCCCACGACGGGCGCGAGGAGGGCGGTCGGATTGAGCTGAGCCACGTCGGCGCGCTCGCCGAACGCAGCGGCGGTCGACGACCGCCCGGTCAGCGTGGCGTAGACGAGCAGGCCGACGATCGCGACCGCGAGGGCCACGAGCCCGCCCGGAACGGACGTGAGTTCGAACAGGGTCGCCCCCGTTCCGAACGTGAGCGCCTCGAAGTACGTGCTCTCGAGCGTCGGGAACGCGACGGTGAACCCGGCGTAGCCGACGCCCATGAATAGGAGGGTGAGCCAGAACTGGAGATACCCTTCACCGGCGCGGTAGAGCGTGCCGCTGGCACAGCCGCCGGCGTAGGTCATGCCCACGCCGAAGACGAACCCACCGAGGAGGCCGGTCAGCCCCCAATCTGGCGTCCAGAACCCCTGATAGTAGCCGAATTGATAGGCGATACCCCAGAAGACCATCGTCAGAAGCGTCGCAGCGAGCACGCCCTTCGTGACCCGGGAGTCCTTGTACGCGAAGAAGTCCCGGAAGGCGTTCACGAAACAGAATCGCCCCTTCTGGAGGAAGGCCCCGATGGCGATTCCGACGACCGCTGCGACGAGTAGCGTTGCGACCACACCGGAGCAAGCCGCTCGGACGACTTAACGCACGGCCAGTCGGACAGGTCTACCCTGACTATTGACGGGGATTAGATCCGAATACGGGCGATACGGGGGCCGAACGCGGCCAGTATTCGAAAAACCTCGCTGACTCTCCGCCGCAGGTAGCTGCGGTATTTGTGAGTACCGACAGAAGCGACCTTCGGTGGAGTCGGCGTCTTCGAACCCCGGGCCGATCGTCCGTGTGCTTCGTCCGTTTCTCGAGACCGGGCAGCGAGCTATGACGACAACGAAACCCGGCTCACCGGCAGTTCGTCCGTTCCGTCCCGAAACTCGAGTTCGCCGACCGTCCACCGGATCGGGTCGATCTCGCGGTCGGCCAGCCGCGTTGCAGTCTCGAGGTCGCCCCCGCGAGCGAGCGTCACGTGCGGGACGTAATCGTTCCCCTCGAGCCCTTCGACAGGTTCGAACGCCTCGGTGAGGTCGGCGTGAATCCGCTCGAGGCCGGGGCTTTCGACGACTAGATAGACGACCGGTGCGGAGCCCAGCGGCGGGTCCTCGAAGTAGTCGATCCCCGTGATTTCGGCCTCGACGGCTGGGGTTCCCTCGAGGGCGCGGTGGGCGCGGTGCTGGAGCTGTGCGACGTGGTCGCCCTCGCCGAGTCGCTTGAGCAGACACGAGTGGTCCTCGCGGACGGTCTCGAACCCGATCAGATCGGGGTGGAGCCGGTTCGCGAGCTGACGGACGCGGCCGGGGACCGGGACGGTGACGCTGTACACTTCGGCCGATATTGGATCGATGTAGCTATCAGTCTGGTGGTCTCTCACGGCGGAGACGGGCCGCCAGCGGATCGTCTCAGAGCCGGTCGAGCAGCCAGAGGACGATCAGGACCGCGATCGCGAGCTGGACGAGTATGAAGAACGGGCCGAGCAATCCCGCGATACTGCCGAGTACCGCTTGCACGATCTCGAGGACGAGTAAAACGGCGACCAGTCCGAGGACGATCTTCAACAGCGTTTCGACCTCGAGTTCACCGCGTGTATCGGCCATACGGTCACACACGAGTGACAGTCTGAAAAACACACCGCTCCGCGGTCGGAAAGACCTATCTGAACGGCTCTGGCATATCATAGTAATGGACGTGAGGGGGCTGCGGGC
This portion of the Natrinema salinisoli genome encodes:
- a CDS encoding YeeE/YedE family protein, giving the protein MVATLLVAAVVGIAIGAFLQKGRFCFVNAFRDFFAYKDSRVTKGVLAATLLTMVFWGIAYQFGYYQGFWTPDWGLTGLLGGFVFGVGMTYAGGCASGTLYRAGEGYLQFWLTLLFMGVGYAGFTVAFPTLESTYFEALTFGTGATLFELTSVPGGLVALAVAIVGLLVYATLTGRSSTAAAFGERADVAQLNPTALLAPVVGLRQFGRGTAAYVRGLVRAWRTPIASSKQPWDPRTAALGITAAAVLWFSQVSIVGVTGPEARWTGYLLSQVGVDAASFDYWGSVLFQGQGVGVTVDMVMIAFVIVGAFVAALWSGDFSVRVPKRRRLPNAVVGGLMMGAGSRLAPGCNIGNIYSGIAELSIHSFIAAVGIVAGVYVMTHWIYRDVGCAI
- a CDS encoding 2'-5' RNA ligase family protein, which gives rise to MYSVTVPVPGRVRQLANRLHPDLIGFETVREDHSCLLKRLGEGDHVAQLQHRAHRALEGTPAVEAEITGIDYFEDPPLGSAPVVYLVVESPGLERIHADLTEAFEPVEGLEGNDYVPHVTLARGGDLETATRLADREIDPIRWTVGELEFRDGTDELPVSRVSLSS
- a CDS encoding DUF7554 family protein, encoding MADTRGELEVETLLKIVLGLVAVLLVLEIVQAVLGSIAGLLGPFFILVQLAIAVLIVLWLLDRL